The DNA window GCAAATTATTTAGAACAAATACTCCTGAAACTCTTTTCCCTCTTAATGCCATATTTGAATCTAAACTTCATGGTTTAAGAAGTTATACAAATTAACGAGAAtatgagaagagaaataaagcttTTTGACAGAAAAGAAGATAGACTCCATGCACCAAGATAATTTTATGCTTTTGCCTTTAGCAAAACATCAATGTCCCCAGGCTAtattacaaacatttaaaaataaatagtagatCTAGAGAAAGGAATTTGAAACCTAAAAGCGTAGGCTGTAGACCTCtctcctcatgatcttttgtatCTTTATGACTGCAAGgctcattattttttctctagGGCTCAGTTCATTTTCACCTGTACAATGTGGATGATTGCAATACCTCCCTAAGATAGTGACCATGATGGTCAGATGACATAATCTACATAAGAGCATTGTGCACATGTTACGTATAGTTTTTCTagattctcctttctcttcatttacCTCTCTTCCTCCTACCCCTTTTCCTTCTCATGCTTCtcaatctcttcctttttctcttctctctttttcagaccctttattttaagatgaaatgAATAAGGAGGAGGAAATTATTGGGATCCAGGAGGTGCAGCTGCCTCACTTTACACTCTGAGGCATAGATTGCTAGGCTTTCTTCTCTACTGGACTAGCCTTCTAGGCACTGGCTGGTCCATTGtttcacttcctcttccttttctatcCTTCTCCCccattgtcttctttttctttatattcctatTTCTGGTCAAAGCTCACAAATTACTTCTTTTGAGGTACACCTTCTCATccactataaatttttttttttatattttatttatttatgacagatacagagagagagagaggcagagacacaggcagagggagaagcaggctccatgcaccaggagcccgatgtgggattcgatcccgggtctccaggatcacgccctgggccaaaggcaggcgccaaaccgctgcgccacccagggatccctcatccacTATAATTGAATTTTCCTGTTGCATGCTACTGCATCACCTGTGTTTCCCTATCACGACTCTCATGAAagtatattgtaatttttttaaagattttatttatttattcatgagagacacagagagagaggcagaaatatacatagaggaagaagtaggctccccgcagggagccggatgcaggactccatcccaggaccctggatcatgacctgagccaaaggcagatgttcaaccactgagccacccaggtgtcccttgcaattattttttaacaaaaataataaaaaatatttttaacaaaaaacctcaaaatggTTAGCTTTATCTATTCAGAGTATCTGTCTTTTTCTTGTCTGCACCAGCACATTTCCTAGCATATGCCAGACACTTAGTGATCAGTGTATGAAAAGttaggaaattaataaataaacagactCATTCTATTTGGAGATAATTCAAGAGTTGGGGGCCACTGTTGATAAAAAACAATTTGTGGGGCCagataaaaatatcaacatgTTGGGGAAGGGGCACTTcaaactgcaaagaaaaaaattgaatataagattaagaatataaaatcagCATGACAGTAATATCAAGAAATCCTTCTAAGTGCCCATGTTTGTGAGCTTCTTTCTACCAATAATTCATATACCTAATTCCTTTCCTTGAGATTCTGGTTAAAGCTgaccttatttaaaataaagacctTATGTCAACATCTTGTCTCACTACTCTTCAATCATTATATCCTTCTAGGTATAATGCAAAAAATTTcctctgtaacttttttttttttgcacttaatCATTTATTGCTTTGGTATTTTTTCCTAGttccataattttcattttttacccaAATAGCTTTAAAGTTTCTCTTGAGCCCAACCATAGTTTcaacctattttattttcttgcatttcctTATCGAGCTGCCTGGTTCACACAACATATTGCATtatatttaagtgtttttaaaatctgttctctTGACTAAACTGAGCTTCCCATCCATGGGGGTACTTTATCTTATAAGGAGGTGAATAGTAGGCACAGAATAAGCATTTACTgatgtgaaataaaatacatcaataaataacatcatactgccttaaaaataaaagttaaaaagaagacatagatattttaaaaagtgtcctGCACATACTCATTAAGATGCCTTCTCCTCTATgactatagtttcttttttatgagtTATGGTGTCttcacatttaataaatacatttaagaattaaGTATTTCATACTAATATTCTTTGACTTTAAAAAACTGCCAATGTATTTGCTCCTGGATTGGTGATAATATGCAgttgaatttatataattttaaacattacatTGTTTTTGATTTGGAACATTTTCTACTCTCACAGAATGGCAATcaacataaatataaacatttttctctctaATCACAGATTTTCCATCCTGACCAATTTCCTTTTCAATATAAAGAAATTACAcaaatctatataaattatataaatataacatgaatatttaaaatctgttaGTGTTTTCACTAATATGAAAatcttatttgaaatattttgaacagCTCCATTCTGTTGAAAAAGAGTAATATTCTTTTCTCAACATTTCCAAGTAATATGAAATTAGCGGCCCAAATGGAAGGGAGAATAACTAAAAGTTTAAGAATTTCTTTAACACCTACGGGTTCTTATTGTGTGCAAAGTAGaggcactttaaaaaatactgcttgtctaataattttctcattttcaaatcacttaaaataccagctttgctttttttttctcctcagtaTTTTCTTCTGAAACTAAGTATAATCCATTCAATGAGTAGCTCTTTTTATCTGAAACTAGTGATTTGCTAGCATGTTCTTCTAATGGTTATTTTCAGGTTGAAACTATAGCCCTTACAgtgacttgtttaaaaaaaaaaaaaaagaaagggattacAATTTCTTAAAAGCTGTTCTGCATGATATAAACCATAGACACATATTCTCATTCATCATCCTCATGTGTCCTGTGTGGGTAATGTGTTTGGTTCACAGATGAATTAGTAGATGggatactgaggctcagagagataaaACAGTTTATTCCAAGATTACAGGATTTGAATTTAGGTCAAGATATCTCTAAACTTCCAATTTTCTACTATATTGCACTAGCTCTCTATTAGTGTAGAAACCAGAGAAAAGGTAATGCTGTAAGGAAAAGGGCATAAAGTCTAGTTACCATTATCATTTCTCATAGAGACCTAAAAGttcaatttttgttattgttcagTGTGCTGTCTCTGCCTGTTAGAACAGGAAATTGAGAATCATTAGTAATGCCAATTTATAGACAAGGATTATTTGGTAAATTTAGTATAGTCTAATTGTAAATTGTCTACTTGcatcaattaaaaattaagttatgttagcaattttatagatgaggaaatagacaCAAGCagttgagaagaaaataaataggagttAATAGACACCTGGATAACATGACTTTACTATTGTTCTTTACTTTAGGATTTTTCTACCAGGAAAATTGGTTGTGATTTTGATTCTTTAAGAGTCACTTATACAGCTATAATTGAATATGGAAAAATGGATAATATTCTTATATAAATCTCATTCTTGAATTAATCTTTTTACTTATGAAGATCgtgttttccagcttccagacCAAAAAAATGATCTTGTCACGTTAAGATTGCCTAGTAGATAAACCTAGAATACTTCCCACCCTTTCTTTATCTTTACCGCTGCCTATGCAAAGTCATCCTCCACTTCTCATTAGCAATATCAAAATGTTTGTAATTTTCAGAAACACTAAGGAACTTTGTACCTCCATGTTATATCACTGTTTCCTtagtctgaaatattttttcatttgctgtcTTGATATTACTTTTCTCATGACCTACATTTTCATGTGTGAATCACCCTGAAAATGTATCCCTTAACTCTCCACATGTAATCACTTTTCCAGTGTGCTAATAATGAACTTTAAATGTGgctttattattatattgcttATTGTGTATTTGACTGATTTGATTACATGTCAGTCTGTCCTTCTCTGTGACTTCAATGTGGGGACAGGCACTCAAAAAATCAGTTTAATGAGTCAACATACTCACAATTGTATTATATTTAACATACAGCTGATGGACTACAGAGAAATACTTTGATGACTAGTTGGTATATGGGAGCCAAATACCAATGAGTAATTTGGGTAGTGAAATTTAGTAATCTGCTGAACTGGAAACAACTAATGCTAAATAATAGGAAAGATAGTGACTACTTCaaatgtatatctatatatttctttgttttcagtaaattttgtcatatttaataataatatttttagataCTTCAAGGAGAAGATATAATCTATTAGTTGCAAAGCAGCCATAACTTAATTATATACTACTTAGTCAAATTAATTAGATGGACAAAGtataaaaagccataaaaatcttATATCCTAAAATAATTGtgctatttatttaaattattaccatataaatttattttggaagaaaagattAGGAAACTATACAAAACTATTTTGTCAAAATTGGTAATTTATTATATAAGATTGAATTCAACTATAATTAAAAGATAACATTTCTTATTAGAAGACTTCATGCAAAATGTTTGAGAATGTTATTCTAAACAATCACTATTAATTAGCTGAAttcatacagaagaaaaaaatctggcttTCAAATCAATATCACAATAAATAGGATATCTTTAGAGCTGATTTCAAGGCCTTTTAGGGAATGACACATTAATCAACTTGACAAATCTCATAtactatattttcaattttccagaattatttattgattcttaGATGGTGACTGGGAAATTAATGTTGAAATAGCTCCACAGCAGTTAAAATTCTTTACCctacctcccctgcccccatgaATTCCTTTGGTAGCTCATATGTCTGTAGAGTTACACTAGCCAATGTAGGCAGCAGTAATTAATGTCAATTAAAACTTGAACTATTGATACAGCCACTTAATGTTCTAATTTCACCTATTCTATTCTTTGTCCACATAAGTATAATAACCCTTCTCAAACTAtaaatccttttttcttaaatgtttgatttatttattcatgagagacacacagagagaggcagagacacaggtagagggagaagcaggctccatgcagggagcctgacgtggaactcattcccaggaccccggaatcacaccctgagccaaaggcagacgctcaaccactgagccacccaggttccctcaAACCATAAATCCTAATTTTAGATCAGAAAATATGATAACTCTCCCCTAAGAGCAAATTGATGTTTTTGCCTCTGCAGGAAAGATGACTTGTACTGGTAAGTTATGTTTGGTACTAGTAGTGCAATGTAGCTTTCTGTTTACTACTTATGCACTAAAATTCTTAGCTTATCTGATATGTTCAGTgaggaatttaaataattttaaactacaaattgcttaaattttaaatattaaaatgtggaGATGATCAAGGTTTTGGTTCTGGGAAGGAAATCAAATATAAATGAGATGTTATACACACTGAATCCTTTTTTGAGGGATGGGTATTATCAGTCATCCCAGGTTTCTCTAAGGCCATTTCTACTTCCTGATCTTAAAGCAGCACAGGTGGATCATGATCACCAGAAACTTTGCCTCACACTTTTGGCTCATTTTTACCATCAAAGAAATAAGGTAAGCAAACCCTTCTTTTGGAAAGTAAGACATTACATACCATAATGTGGacatccaaaatattaaaaattaagaattcatgCTATTGGTTAGTAGTTGTATTTCCCCCCAcatattattcttaatttttacataaattattctATTCTAGAATTCTTATCCCATGTTGATCACCATGATTTGCAGAAGGATAAACGAAAGTGAACTTGCAATACTAGAACACATTTAAGTAACATTTCTATAGGGTTAACTTTAGAGTGAGTTAATTAAGATAATAGACACTATTTTCAAAAGTCTGTATGTTGTGCTAAGGAAAAAATTATGGTcatatctggcacatagtaggtgttgtAACATATTTGCTAAATCAGTAAAAGATAGAATCATCTTAAGGCACTTCTGTTGGAGTTTACAGACATTTTCTATTTGATTACATAGCAACAATTTGATTTCCTTTCAGATGGGTTTAGTGTCTTATAATTGGGAGCAGATTTGCTAGGAGATGAATATTCACTATCTTAGAATATTTTACTCACCTCTTTAGGGGCATCAGCTTCAATGAATTCAGAATAAATCATCTTGGCTTTAGAAGCAATTTTTTCTgcactttctgtttttttgaagTCTTCACAGGCAAGCCAGAACTCAACGTTTTCTTCACTAAACTCTGATTTTAGAAATGTTCGAAAAGCATCCAAACcagctataaaatataaaagaaaaactatggtATATCACGGGTACAATATACATAACCAACATGAATACATTGTATAATAATGAGCATTTACTGAGTAATCAGTGGCAAATATTTATCATCCATCTCTAAGTtatatatctttgtttttaagtttggAAACCTTATTTTGGatcaataatcataaaaataaaatattcttatctcTATTTTCCAATTAGCTCCATTAACAAAGAAAACCTGTACTTTTTCTTTCCAGATCTGAAACACCTAGGAGCTAGGTTTAGAGGaaagtgtttgttttctttttttttcccttaagattttatttatccatgagagacacagagagatgcagagaaagaggccagagacacaggcagagggaaaagcaggctccatgcagggagcctgacatgggactccatccctggtctccaggataacgccctggactgaaagtggcgctaaaccactgagccacccgggctgcccctagagGAAAGTTTTGATGGCAATTACTTCACAGGAAATCCATGGGCTTAGTTTTATACATAAACTCGATTCACTAAGCCCAAATCAAGTTAATGATGTTATACTAACTTTATAGTAAGGATATCTTTGTTGCTATGAGTTGGTGAGGAAACACAGGTTGATACTAGGGAGTTAGATTGTGTGGGTTTGGACTCAAAGCAAAGAAGGAATGACTGGCATTTGTTAAATTTGAGCAAATATATTGGCCAATTCTAATCTTTAAACCAAGAAAATAACCAACAAGATACTTGGGGAGAATGTTTCTCCCCTTTATGTGGTGATAGGCAATTTTAAGTCAATAAAGGGAATAAATGAGCTTTTCTCCAGTGTTGCCCTAAGCAAAATGTGCCCCATTTTCCCTCATAGTACCTGTCTAACTTAGCCTATGCATGGTGTTTCTCTCCTGCTCCCAGATATTCTCCTGAGCTTGCATTTCTCCAGAAACTTTAGACTACTTACCTGCAGGCTTGTTTACTTTGTCTCGATTTGCATGtgctatttcttttaaatttcatagcAGAGATAGTGCTTTGCAGGCTGTGATTCCCATAGGTCCTACTGCTCCCAATTATTTGACTTTCAGCCAAATTTACACaagtattattcccatttgagATTATGACTACCTGTTTAGACTatccctttctttattttcctcatcaaaATATGGCTTGCAATATTCTTCTTTAGTATACCAAGAGCTCATTTGAGGAAGGTAATTCTGGCTAAATCAGTTTAGGGACGAGTAGGGTTAGGAGTGTGCTTCTAGTTAGATAGCAGGTTAGAAAGGTCATTATCACATTCCTGCAGTTGAATGGACTAAGGCAGTACCTTGAGTTCATATTATTTGGTTTCACAGTTTGCACCTTTCTGAGGTCAATATCTGTTTATCAGTGAGACAATGGATCTCTCTGAGAAGGAAAATACACATCAGCACTTTTGCCTCAGGAGAGATTTGCCTTCCAAAACATTGGTGGCTTTTCTCTTCCATCTGCCACGAGGGCCCCTTTGCATGTGCTCAAAACAGCTCTTCCCTGACTACATACTCAGAGATCTGAACCTTTTGGTTCCAAAGTAGGTACAAATAAGCTTCTGGAGaataagggaaagagaaaatgaactagtagaaaagaaaacatgagagaaattTATGGAAAAGGGGCCAAAGTCAGCTGTTTGCAGGTTGCTGCAGGTgagaaataaagtgattttagtgagagaaaatagaaaaggctTCAGGGAGCAAGATTAAAGCATCAAAAACattgggaaattaaaaatagatttaataattttttattattcaaaatagagTTGGAATAACAAGTCATTGCAAAAGGTTATCAGGTACCAATTAAAATTCTCAGTAGAAATATTGGAGAGTGTAGATGTCGTTAATATGTGAGCActataaaaaattcaattaactgcacatttattgcatttaaaaatacatccaaGAAGCTTCTGTGACACAAATTTAGGTTATAAAAATCCTTTTAGTAACACTCAATTAAAATTTCCATGGGTTTTGTCTGAACAGTGATGAATTTGAGGGTTCAAAACAGAATTTACgctaaaatctattttatatagaGGATAAAGTATACTTTAGTGATACTGAAAGAATGTTGTAGATTCCTATCTGGCAATATTTTATGTGTATCATTAAGGCATATGAGGCTTCCTCCCAATGAGGATTATCTAAATGCATCCATGAGAGATGGGAAGTAGGAGAtcaagaaatttattattttctcacatCTTGCAATTTTAATGAAGGACTACTTGGAGATAATAATTATcaaattctttccccctcctgTCACTTGGTTTGAGATACAATGGAACAGAGAAAACAGCTAAAATGAGCTAGTTATCTCTGTCTTGGACACACTATTTTATTGAACTACGCTTCTATTCTCTATATACAATTTGAATGATCAAAAGATTTCATGTGACTTTGGAATAATATGCTCCATGCAATTAAAATGATATTCTCTGAGGACAATCTCTACAGAATGGAATGGCTACTGGTTATGCTCAACGGGGCTGACAAGTggaatgagcactaggtattgaAACCACCATGAGAGCTTATACACAGTATCTGCAAGACATATCCCCAAGTCGACTTAACAGATAATTTAGTAAGTCATTTAGCTGTATAGAGcattaaaagcattttcaaattttcaagctatttttctggtattataaaaagcaaaaaccaaacagctgctcaaataaatatgtgactttttatgtggggatgaaatagaaaatctcaggAGGTTTGCAGATGAAAACATTTGCCTTTAGCCTGACATCTTCCTTGCCTCTGTTTGGTGGTGCTGTCCCCTAGAACTCCTCCACTCAAGCCAGCCAAGTCACCCCCTGCAGAGATACTTTCTCAAGGCTTTTAGTAAACCTGATTTGTCCTACTGGTTACATacttaagtaaaaaagaaacacgccatttaaaacttaaaaaaatgcaatttcaTATCTTTGATGACTTTAGTATGTCCTTAGCTGGATTCTAGGAATGATGTGGATTATTTTAATGTCTATACTTTAGGAATTAATTATTTAAGAATCATAAAATCAGAATAATTCTGTCTAATTCAATCTAATTTTGTATATGAATGAATAGCCATGAAGAATTCACCCAACTTTATTATGTAAACTTTTCTAATATCCTGATATTGACTTTACAAATTTAAAGTAGACATTCCATTTGATTAGTAccaacaatattaaatattaaacatttttaaatacatgtctCTGTAGTGCCATTCCTTTTTCCCCCTGTATCAGATAAAACTCCTGTAAAACAGAATTATCTATAACAGAAACAGAAATTCCAAATGACTACTTTGATCAAATTccaggatattttatttattgaaaataaaaataccttcatGAGCcactattaaatataaatacacatcaGCACATGTAcatattaatacattaaatatgtttttgtttttgctaaaaatGAGAATGTCAGttgaaatagtttaaaaaactgtttttttagCTCCTAAGACATGACAAAACAAgtgatttacttaaattttaaacttttcaatagtttgtttctttcaaCTTGTAACAAGAATAGTCATCATAGATACATCAAATGATAATGAAtctaagaaaatgacaaatttcttatttcctgtttgggattttctttttgtattaatgTTTGGAGTTTATATAATCATGTCTTTTTTTAGGCCCAACCTAATTCCATTTGGATTTGAGACCCATACAAATTTGTGTGACTGTTGGGAATCTCATGCTTCAAAACATGACCAAACTCATGTTCTATAATGACTACAACTTTtagaatttaatgatttactattaatcattacatttttaaacttagtTGGGTCTTACCTTGGTTGGTTAAAAGTGTGtccatattttcagaccatgcCATTGTGTCTGTTGTTGGTGACCTGTAGAAACAACATCTACCCTTGACAATAGCATTGTGATCTTTTTCTTCTATAACCTATAGTAATATTTGAGTTATGTGTATTTGTTTAAAGAGCTTTGCATCATTAATCAAACCGCAAAAGGTCAACAAAAATTGTATAATGTTTTCTACACTGGACAGCAATAGCTATATAGAATGGTATATAGTTTGACATCAGCAAATTACTTATTAATCTAGCTtataatgttattaatatttgcaaattcttACCTTCCAATAAAGGCATAAGGGAAATATTGCTCATGGTTCTACGAAGCATAGTGAATTTCTTCTTCtcaactacatttttttaagattttatttatttattcatgagagacagagagggaggcagagacataggcagagggagaagcaggcttctcacagagaacccaatgtggaactcaatcctggaaccctgggatcatgcccttagccaaaggcagatgctcaactgctgagccacccaggtgtcccacaactataaatattttgattGTTAATTTATGTGGCATTCCTCTGATCTATTCCTGAAAAGTTATCATGATAACAATAGTGacttagaaaataattcattttctaagttttcatggtatataaaattatacatgtcATAATTAGATATCtcaaaaaagcttaaaaattttcaattaagaATTTCTAACATGTGATGAtcttaaaagtgtttatttatagtattttgaGAAATCTTTACCCCACTCTGAGACAGCCTTTATTTCTCCTCAGACTGGTATGCTTCCAGTTCTGggatgatttatttaaatataagaatcTGTCAGGACAGAGTAATATCTTTTCCAAAGCAGTCAAAAAATTTATAGACTTAAGTCTTCTGAAGAAGGTATACTTTTGGGGATGTGATGTAGAAATAGTAAATCAGGTTTAAGATATAAATTTTCTGAGATGCAAATATATCATGCATTATTCCCCTTAATAAACTAAGATTCTGATGAGATAAGCTCCTATCCATAGAAAGCATCtgctacatagaaaaaaaaattagattatgtATCTGTGAAGTGCAAATGACTTACATGTGGAAAGGGATGAGctaattgaaaatttttattaaaatgattgatgagaaaatagaaagcaTCTCATATTTAgtcacttttataaaattttaccttTGCATATCAGGGTGACTGATAAATGCACTGCATTTAAATGTACTACATGAAGCGATCGCTATGCTTTTACCTTGTATTACTTCTTGTAATTTgctgctgtttttattatttgtgttggGATTGATTGTGCTCCCCTCTGCTGTTGCAGATCTGGTTGTATTTTCAGATAATAGTTGTCCTTATAGAGGGTACAGAAAGGGGGCTCTCTGACTGGGAATTCATTTTACTCTCTTCCATTACTTATATTTCCTGTCTGAAGCTTTCTTCCCTGGTGGTGGACAGCTgacttccctttctctcttgaCTTACTAAATCTTAGGGATGTAAGATTTTCTGGGAAACcattttgaaatagtgttttctCGTTCAGAtggacataaaaataatttaaaatgcacatgtttaaaaatatctgtatttgaAGATTGGTTTCTGGTGGTTAACAGAGTATTCATATTACAAACCATTTAGTATAAGTGAAATATATGTTACTGAACAGAGCAGTGAGGAGTTTTGAGCCCAAGCCTGGCCACACAGTATAcccattttgaatgagaaaaagccaccaaaaaaaaaaaaaaaaaacccacacagaaAACCAAACATAAACAAAATCACTGAGAAACAATCTAGGTGAAAAGCATTCAGGGATGAATATACACTTCCCCATTGTATAGGCTATCTGATGATaggaataaatattattttctactaCCAAGAATAGTTATGTCTGGTccaaaaatgtttgctgaacatATAAACAGATAATGAATGAATGGCAAGATCCCAAATAGTGGCAGGTATTAAAACCTTCAATGGAAGCAGTGCAATGGCTTTCAAGATGCTGGCAGGTGACAGTGATAAGGTTATTGAAGGTTAGAGCTAAATTACATTAGCTTCAAAGGGTGTGATTAAtggtggagggaagaggagacaTGATGTGAAAGCATCAAGGGGAAGCATGGACCTCACTCTCATCTCTGAGGGATGAGAAATTGGAGGAAATGGACAACATCCACTCTAGAAGGCATTAGAGCAAGCAAGTCTTGTCATTTGGGAAGAGCCAAAATTTGCTCACGCCccaaaagataaaggaatattCAGTGAAGTCCTTATTAGATGTAAAGGAGTCTTTTAGGAATggaagtatttaaataaatggtagctattctTGGTACCTTTATTgatgtggaaaacagtaaaaacaaagtcTGGGAAATGGtgtaaaatcaagg is part of the Canis lupus familiaris isolate Mischka breed German Shepherd chromosome 38, alternate assembly UU_Cfam_GSD_1.0, whole genome shotgun sequence genome and encodes:
- the RGS21 gene encoding regulator of G-protein signaling 21; this translates as MPVKCCFYRSPTTDTMAWSENMDTLLTNQAGLDAFRTFLKSEFSEENVEFWLACEDFKKTESAEKIASKAKMIYSEFIEADAPKEINIDFSTRDLISKNIAEPTLKCFDEAQKLIYSLMAKDSFPRFLKSEIYKKLVNSKQVGNHKKWLPFL